From Arachis stenosperma cultivar V10309 chromosome 2, arast.V10309.gnm1.PFL2, whole genome shotgun sequence, one genomic window encodes:
- the LOC130963588 gene encoding uncharacterized protein LOC130963588, whose amino-acid sequence MFTEFDYPLDLIQEHSFTANFKLSLVNKRINTLTKSIDGQVRFNGDAHDAEYVFSWNISLAQLQLTLDDDLIIVAEFFVKESPHHHNQLDDRTSNTIIYDSSKPCFHVCEDFENTNEKDFVQLAEEACHKHPSLIKCHKNKNYSSMFTKWGFMALRRVLHFLKTKKVKDMNDEACKELQVLWKEVKAFGFDDLAWLEPHVKCALGMRNYKERVMHVKKMKENVAALEVDLKVAREELVKAQGGFEERGLNDVLGY is encoded by the exons ATGTTTACTGAGTTTGATTATCCTCTAGATTTGATTCAAGAACACAGCTTCACTGCAAATTTCAAGTTGTCTCTTGTTAATAAGAGGATTAACACACTCACAAAATCAATAG ATGGACAAGTGCGATTCAATGGAGATGCTCATGATGCAGAATATGTTTTCAGTTGGAACATTTCTTTGGCTCAACTACAACTTACTTTGGATGATGATTTGATCATTGTTGCCGAATTTTTCGTGAAGGAATCACCACATCATCATAACCAATTAGATGATAGAACTAGTAACACTATTATTTATGATTCctcaaaaccatgttttcatgtTTGTGAAGATTTTGAGAACACAAACGAAAAGGATTTTGTTCAATTGGCAGAGGAAGCTTGCCACAAGCATCCATCACTCATTAAATGTCATAAGAACAAAAATTATAGTTCTATGTTCACCAAGTGGGGATTCATGGCATTGAGAAGAGTGTTACATTTTCTTAAGACTAAGAAGGTGAAGGATATGAATGATGAAGCTTGCAAGGAACTACAAGTTTTATGGAAAGAAGTAAAGGCTTTTGGATTTGATGATTTGGCTTGGTTGGAGCCTCATGTTAAGTGTGCTTTGGGTATGAGGAATTATAAGGAGAGAGTTATGCATGTGAAAAAAATGAAGGAGAATGTGGCAGCTCTAGAAGTTGATCTTAAAGTGGCAAGAGAAGAATTGGTTAAAGCTCAAGGAGGTTTTGAAGAAAGGGGCTTAAATGATGTGTTGGGATATTGA
- the LOC130963589 gene encoding MATH domain and coiled-coil domain-containing protein At3g58370-like, whose translation MENQEKIGETRILMYPKGNKVDYLSIYLDAGTLPDVETRFSKFKLVLINQVNDKLTQIKGIFRIYLSPVLKFLHTFNARESDWGFTSFIPLVDLYVFNEGFIVNGTCIIEARISISHPELEKKVDEAAPPVSMQVPAKPIEHADNLLPMDISAIPIDELVDFRGLGKIEKAFVPLLNDVCAKHPSVIGCQKKRSRRFSEWAFTALGRVLHFLKTKKARDMDEEACSHLQILWEEVEEGFEEIDLDGELGYGP comes from the exons ATGGAGAATCAAGAAAAGATTGGAGAAAC GCGGATTCTTATGTATCCAAAGGGAAACAAGGTGGATTACTTGTCAATTTATTTAGATGCTGGTACTTTGCCTGATGTAGAGACCAGATTTTCCAAGTTTAAGTTGGTTCTAATTAATCAGGTCAATGACAAATTGACACAGATAAAAGGTATCTTTCGTATTTACCTCTCCCCTGTCCT AAAGTTTTTACACACATTCAATGCCAGAGAGAGTGATTGGGGCTTCACATCGTTTATACCTTTAGTTGACCTTTATGTTTTTAACGAGGGGTTTATTGTGAATGGCACTTGTATAATTGAAGCTAGGATTTCCATCAGCCACCCAGAACTTGAGAAAAAGGTTGATGAAGCTGCTCCACCAGTTTCTATGCAAGTTCCTGCTAAGCCTATTGAACATGCTGATAATCTTTTACCTATGGACATATCTGCAATCCCAATTGATGAGCTtgttgatttcaggggtttagggaaaatagaaaaagcatTTGTTCCTCTTCTAAACGACGTATGTGCAAAGCATCCTTCAGTTATTGGATGCCAGAAGAAGAGAAGTCGAAGGTTTAGCGAATGGGCATTCACGGCTTTGGGAAGAGTTCTGCATTTCCTCAAGACTAAAAAGGCGAGAGATATGGATGAAGAGGCTTGTAGCCATCTTCAAATCTTATGGGAGGAAGTTGAAGAAGGCTTTGAAGAGATAGATTTGGATGGTGAACTAGGATATGGACCATAG